In one window of Acaryochloris thomasi RCC1774 DNA:
- a CDS encoding restriction endonuclease subunit S encodes MKTTVLKNLAFMWVGYPFRTRIEPDKNGSITVVQLRNLKENGGLDLSEAITVNLDDVAPQLWLMPGDVVFYSRGSSMLAALIPEGIGKAIAAAPLLLIRVKDKKELNSGYLVWFLNHHQFGQRRLWARREGSNIKMISKAGLSTIQIDIPSLADQLKIADLAELRRRENALVLRLQEKRNSYMDAVLMRCMQGASD; translated from the coding sequence TTAAAAAATCTAGCTTTCATGTGGGTGGGGTATCCTTTTCGGACTCGGATTGAGCCGGATAAAAACGGAAGCATCACGGTAGTTCAGCTACGGAATCTTAAGGAAAATGGCGGTCTAGATTTATCTGAGGCAATAACTGTCAATCTGGATGATGTTGCGCCGCAGCTTTGGTTAATGCCAGGGGATGTGGTTTTTTACTCTCGGGGTTCATCGATGTTGGCAGCGTTGATACCTGAAGGAATTGGCAAGGCAATAGCGGCTGCGCCCCTATTGCTGATTCGAGTTAAGGATAAGAAAGAGCTGAATTCAGGGTATTTGGTTTGGTTTCTAAACCATCATCAGTTTGGTCAACGTCGACTTTGGGCGAGGCGAGAAGGTTCCAATATCAAGATGATAAGCAAGGCAGGTTTATCTACTATCCAAATTGATATTCCATCGCTAGCTGATCAGTTGAAAATTGCTGATCTGGCCGAACTACGGCGGCGAGAGAACGCATTAGTCCTGCGATTACAGGAGAAACGCAACTCATATATGGATGCTGTATTGATGAGATGTATGCAAGGGGCGTCAGATTAA
- a CDS encoding type I restriction-modification system subunit M, with the protein MGGLLQVTASDINRALWRACDVFRGELDPSKYRNYVQVMFFWKYVSDVWRDRCAQYQKELGDNPDQIRCEMSHEWLVLPEGSSFYDIYEQRDEPCLGNLIHAALRTLEETLAPSIHLQHIDFDSQANLGQSQNQKLRELLEVFSRPELDLRPSRVGSDIVGSCYVTLLERFAAEAGKGIGGGEFLTPVQVSKLVARLAQPKEGDLIYDPACGSGTLLIQVAKEVEGTHYSLYGQEKNFSAWTLAQMNMFLNNEHRARMEWGDTLSYPKFFQSESSQSAPLPKALMRFDVVVANPPFSLSHWGADNARHDPYDRFLRGVPPKTKGDYAFISHMIESALPCEGRVVVVVPHGVLFRASSEGKIRRKLIDENLLDAVIGLPPNLLPSTTIPVAILVFDRSREKGGTNDNYQDVIFIDASRDFQVGKTKNSLLDEHIEKIIQTYKSRETVDRYASVATLEEIEDNDFNLNIPRYVDTFEMPEEVDIDEVKSEIKKLEAELTEVRVKIAGYLKELGV; encoded by the coding sequence ATGGGCGGATTACTTCAAGTTACTGCATCTGATATTAATCGCGCGCTTTGGAGAGCCTGTGATGTATTTCGAGGGGAGCTTGACCCTTCTAAGTATCGAAACTATGTCCAAGTGATGTTTTTTTGGAAGTATGTCAGCGATGTGTGGCGTGACCGCTGTGCTCAATATCAGAAGGAACTTGGTGATAATCCAGACCAGATTAGATGCGAGATGTCTCACGAGTGGTTGGTATTGCCTGAGGGAAGTAGTTTTTACGATATTTATGAGCAGCGAGATGAGCCGTGCCTTGGCAATTTAATCCATGCTGCTCTAAGGACGCTTGAGGAGACATTAGCTCCAAGTATTCATTTACAGCATATTGACTTTGATTCTCAAGCAAATCTAGGTCAATCACAGAACCAGAAATTAAGAGAACTGTTAGAAGTTTTTAGCCGACCAGAGTTAGACCTACGTCCTTCACGAGTAGGTAGCGACATCGTTGGTAGCTGCTATGTAACTTTACTAGAGCGGTTTGCTGCTGAGGCAGGTAAGGGTATTGGTGGAGGTGAATTTCTTACTCCAGTACAGGTCTCTAAATTAGTGGCAAGGCTAGCCCAACCGAAAGAAGGAGATTTAATTTACGATCCGGCCTGTGGTTCAGGAACGTTATTAATTCAGGTGGCTAAGGAAGTTGAAGGGACACATTATTCTCTCTATGGTCAAGAGAAAAACTTTAGTGCCTGGACCTTAGCACAAATGAATATGTTTTTAAATAACGAGCATAGGGCCAGGATGGAGTGGGGCGATACGCTGAGTTATCCAAAGTTTTTCCAATCCGAGTCTTCTCAATCCGCGCCCCTTCCTAAGGCTCTTATGCGGTTTGATGTTGTGGTAGCGAATCCTCCATTTTCTCTAAGCCATTGGGGGGCAGACAATGCTAGGCATGATCCCTATGATCGTTTTCTGCGTGGGGTGCCGCCTAAAACGAAAGGGGATTATGCGTTTATCAGCCACATGATTGAGTCCGCGCTGCCCTGTGAGGGACGGGTAGTAGTAGTGGTTCCTCATGGAGTTTTGTTTCGTGCGTCGAGTGAAGGCAAGATTCGACGCAAGTTGATTGACGAAAATCTTTTGGATGCGGTGATTGGTCTACCACCAAATTTATTGCCAAGTACTACTATTCCAGTAGCGATTTTGGTGTTTGACCGATCTCGTGAGAAGGGTGGCACCAATGATAATTACCAAGATGTCATCTTTATCGATGCCAGTCGTGATTTTCAGGTAGGAAAAACTAAAAATTCCTTATTGGATGAGCATATTGAAAAAATTATTCAGACCTATAAGTCACGAGAAACTGTTGATAGATATGCCTCTGTAGCAACGTTGGAGGAAATTGAAGATAACGATTTTAATCTCAATATCCCTCGCTATGTAGATACGTTTGAAATGCCTGAAGAGGTCGATATTGATGAGGTTAAAAGTGAGATTAAGAAATTAGAGGCAGAATTGACTGAGGTAAGAGTCAAGATAGCTGGATACTTAAAAGAGCTAGGTGTTTAA